A region from the Candidatus Thorarchaeota archaeon genome encodes:
- a CDS encoding class II SORL domain-containing protein translates to MADKTWLQTADWKSEKHVPVIDAPDKVKAGDLVKVEVSVGKEIPHPNKTEHHIKWIDLFFWPDGAKFPLEVGYISFDTHGESAEGPNTGPLYSEPLTSFAFRTTKPGTLMATSYCNIHGLWKSEKHLEVE, encoded by the coding sequence ATGGCTGATAAGACATGGCTTCAGACAGCTGATTGGAAGAGTGAAAAGCATGTGCCTGTGATCGATGCGCCTGACAAAGTCAAGGCTGGAGATCTTGTCAAGGTAGAGGTTTCAGTTGGAAAGGAGATTCCCCATCCGAACAAGACCGAGCATCACATTAAATGGATTGATCTGTTCTTCTGGCCTGATGGTGCCAAGTTCCCCCTAGAAGTCGGATACATCTCTTTCGATACGCATGGCGAGTCCGCAGAAGGACCAAACACTGGTCCACTCTATTCCGAGCCCTTGACCTCCTTTGCCTTTCGGACCACCAAGCCCGGAACCCTAATGGCGACCTCCTATTGCAACATTCACGGGCTCTGGAAGAGCGAAAAGCATCTCGAGGTCGAATAG
- a CDS encoding glycosyltransferase family 4 protein — MEKSTLKIGMVSKFHAADGLCIRAIYEMIGLRKRGHKIHAFTQSKKGVPLASTHIHRFPAVQINPHVSWDAPDVPKLIAKESRRLGLEVIHVHTNSGTTEIMLPLFKKNLPPLITTFHLAYADGSTLQRVMFDMGWKFSMAYIKRYDHVILVDPSQKEWALQYGVPEDKISVIRNGVDIDLFSPAPTQQEDDYIDFVFVGRLSPDKGVDILLDAFKKYHKENKKTRLVLVGDGILKHSLDNYGDRRTIHWVGIVPHSQIPSILRRADAFVIPQNIGGLGMSVLEAMSCGLPVITTAIGETKRLVNTDAGILVEPNNVDAVVDAMRQVSEDENGRHKIGKEARKRIKKYYSWNAQIAMVEDVYKRVLDSYA, encoded by the coding sequence ATGGAGAAGTCAACATTGAAGATTGGCATGGTCAGCAAGTTTCACGCAGCGGATGGGCTGTGCATACGAGCGATCTATGAGATGATTGGCCTGAGAAAGAGAGGACATAAGATTCACGCATTCACACAGTCCAAAAAGGGGGTACCGCTCGCGTCGACGCATATCCACCGATTCCCCGCGGTACAGATAAACCCGCATGTATCATGGGATGCCCCAGATGTTCCCAAGCTAATCGCAAAAGAGAGTAGACGCCTCGGATTAGAAGTCATCCATGTGCATACAAATTCTGGAACAACTGAGATTATGCTCCCATTATTTAAAAAAAACCTGCCACCTTTGATAACAACCTTTCATCTCGCATATGCTGATGGATCGACACTACAGAGAGTCATGTTTGACATGGGATGGAAGTTTTCAATGGCATACATAAAACGATACGACCATGTCATCTTAGTGGACCCCTCTCAAAAGGAATGGGCATTACAGTACGGAGTACCGGAGGATAAGATATCGGTCATCCGCAATGGAGTTGATATCGATCTTTTTAGTCCAGCTCCGACCCAACAGGAGGACGATTATATTGACTTTGTGTTTGTTGGTCGACTTAGCCCAGATAAGGGAGTAGATATCCTTCTTGACGCATTCAAAAAGTACCACAAAGAGAACAAGAAAACAAGACTTGTTCTAGTAGGGGATGGCATCCTTAAACATTCACTTGACAATTATGGAGATAGAAGGACGATTCATTGGGTGGGTATCGTCCCCCATAGTCAGATTCCATCAATCTTACGGAGGGCTGATGCCTTTGTCATACCTCAGAACATCGGGGGGTTGGGCATGAGCGTTCTTGAAGCCATGTCATGTGGCCTACCAGTCATTACAACAGCCATAGGGGAAACAAAGCGACTCGTTAATACAGACGCAGGGATATTAGTCGAACCAAACAATGTGGACGCTGTAGTAGATGCCATGCGACAGGTCTCCGAGGATGAAAACGGACGGCATAAGATCGGGAAAGAGGCAAGAAAAAGAATTAAGAAATACTACTCGTGGAACGCTCAGATCGCAATGGTAGAAGATGTATACAAGAGAGTATTAGACTCATATGCATAG
- a CDS encoding threonine synthase: MTLMTGLTCTRCGRRISASVHSTTCPHCGGVLQVEYDLDHVGMALTHTVLQDRPFGIWRFKELLPVSKSENMVSLGEGGTYLHRCNRLSSDTGLKQLFLKDETRNPTGSFIDRGMAVELSMALERGYHRVCCGSVGNIGVSLVAYAARAGLDSKVIMARSDAVDMGKFYQVVAYGADVKIVRQHEEIEHELRRIARSCHTVVSTNPFFLEGLKTTIFEVIEQLGWHFPDWIIVPMGSGGHLTQIWKGISELHAIGMVKGDLPRLIGVQSNSCAPIVASYDSNLDEIVAWPESSGIARDIGIRRPRCGLTALRAIRASGGLALSVSDSALLDAVRRLAHLEGVFVEPASATVIAVLNQLVETGVIDPSESVVCIITGMGLKSPEVARDLVRGHVGLERLLSNMEGRKFTGSIGRTKHRILEILAVGEAYGYEVWKRLAELYDIHVKIPSVYQHLVELKTAGLVVQSRIDHTYQGRPRVYYALTERGRRLLTGS; the protein is encoded by the coding sequence ATGACACTAATGACTGGCCTCACTTGCACAAGATGCGGTCGTCGTATCTCCGCGTCAGTTCATAGCACGACTTGCCCTCACTGTGGCGGTGTTCTTCAAGTGGAATACGACCTGGACCACGTGGGTATGGCATTGACCCATACGGTCCTCCAAGATCGCCCCTTTGGGATATGGCGCTTCAAGGAACTCCTTCCGGTCAGCAAGTCTGAGAATATGGTCTCTCTGGGCGAAGGGGGGACATACCTTCACCGATGTAATCGGCTCTCATCCGATACTGGCCTGAAGCAGCTGTTTCTCAAAGATGAAACCCGTAATCCCACTGGTTCCTTTATTGATCGTGGGATGGCTGTAGAGCTGTCTATGGCTCTTGAACGTGGATATCATCGTGTCTGCTGTGGTTCAGTAGGCAATATTGGTGTGTCTCTGGTCGCTTATGCTGCACGTGCAGGCTTGGACTCAAAGGTCATCATGGCGCGTAGCGATGCTGTAGACATGGGAAAGTTCTATCAGGTTGTCGCTTATGGTGCTGACGTAAAGATTGTGCGCCAGCATGAAGAAATCGAGCACGAACTCCGCCGAATCGCGCGCTCATGTCACACAGTGGTTTCAACTAATCCCTTTTTCCTAGAAGGGCTCAAGACTACTATCTTTGAAGTCATTGAACAGCTTGGGTGGCACTTTCCAGACTGGATCATTGTTCCCATGGGAAGTGGTGGGCATCTCACTCAGATATGGAAAGGAATCTCAGAACTTCATGCGATTGGTATGGTGAAGGGAGACCTTCCGCGTCTAATCGGGGTACAGAGTAACAGTTGTGCTCCCATAGTCGCCTCGTACGACTCAAATCTGGATGAGATTGTTGCATGGCCTGAGTCTTCAGGTATTGCACGTGACATCGGGATACGACGACCACGTTGTGGACTGACTGCGTTGCGTGCGATTAGAGCATCAGGTGGACTTGCTCTCTCTGTCAGTGACTCTGCACTTCTTGATGCAGTACGACGACTCGCTCATCTTGAGGGGGTCTTTGTCGAGCCCGCATCGGCGACAGTCATTGCGGTTCTTAATCAGTTAGTAGAGACTGGTGTTATAGACCCCTCTGAGTCAGTGGTGTGTATCATCACAGGAATGGGTCTCAAGTCCCCTGAGGTCGCTCGTGATTTGGTGAGAGGTCATGTTGGTCTTGAGCGACTGCTTAGTAACATGGAGGGCCGTAAATTCACTGGATCCATCGGGCGAACGAAGCATCGCATATTAGAGATTCTTGCAGTGGGGGAGGCTTACGGGTATGAGGTCTGGAAACGGTTGGCCGAACTATATGATATTCACGTTAAGATCCCAAGCGTCTATCAACACCTCGTGGAACTCAAGACTGCTGGGCTTGTCGTCCAGTCACGTATTGATCATACCTATCAAGGCCGTCCCCGTGTATACTACGCCCTGACAGAGCGAGGTCGCAGGCTCTTAACTGGTTCTTGA
- the serS gene encoding serine--tRNA ligase — protein sequence MLDIRFIRENSELILENLERRRDKEMILQFERLLELDAIIREKKRKIQELRTERNRLSREVGKLKKTGGDPTEIMAKVGTVNVDIKTVEEETNALESEMHAIQMRIPNMLHESVPYGVDEEDNEVVREWGGRPKFEFEIASQVDLIEDLDLADVTRAAKIAGARFYFLKNELVMLDLAMQLLALEMLAKRGFTPIYPPFMMRREPYEGVTDLADFENVMYKIEDEDLYLIATAEHPMAAMHMGEIFEPTDLPIKMAGISACFRKEAGTHGKDTKGIFRVHQFNKVEQFVYSHPDESWKIHEELIKNAEAFFQKIKIPYRVVNICTGDIGTVAAKKYDLEVWMPGQQKYREAVSCSNCTSYQATRLGIKYRVKKGGTEKAWIHTLNSTMMANPRAIVAILENYQREDGSVAIPRALHKYLPSEMREIMPRTKKAS from the coding sequence ATGCTTGACATTCGATTCATTAGAGAGAATTCAGAACTGATCCTAGAAAATTTAGAGCGTCGTAGAGATAAAGAGATGATACTCCAGTTCGAGAGGTTGCTAGAGCTTGATGCGATTATTCGTGAAAAGAAGAGAAAGATACAAGAACTCAGAACGGAACGCAATCGACTCTCTCGGGAAGTTGGAAAGCTGAAAAAGACAGGAGGCGACCCAACCGAGATTATGGCAAAGGTGGGCACCGTTAATGTGGACATCAAGACTGTTGAAGAGGAAACCAACGCGCTAGAGAGCGAGATGCACGCAATACAGATGCGTATTCCTAATATGCTCCATGAGAGCGTACCCTATGGAGTTGACGAGGAGGACAACGAGGTTGTCCGAGAATGGGGTGGCCGTCCTAAGTTCGAGTTCGAGATCGCAAGTCAAGTGGATCTCATTGAAGACCTTGATCTGGCCGACGTTACGAGAGCCGCTAAGATTGCGGGGGCCCGGTTTTATTTCCTGAAAAATGAACTAGTGATGCTTGACTTGGCAATGCAGCTGCTGGCTCTTGAGATGCTTGCCAAGAGAGGGTTCACACCCATTTACCCCCCATTTATGATGCGTAGGGAGCCCTATGAGGGAGTCACGGATCTGGCCGACTTTGAGAACGTGATGTACAAGATAGAGGATGAGGACCTCTATCTCATAGCCACTGCAGAACATCCTATGGCGGCTATGCACATGGGAGAAATCTTTGAACCCACTGACCTCCCCATCAAAATGGCCGGGATAAGCGCCTGCTTTAGAAAGGAGGCTGGGACTCACGGAAAGGACACAAAAGGCATCTTTCGTGTGCATCAGTTCAATAAGGTCGAACAGTTTGTCTATAGTCATCCCGATGAGTCTTGGAAGATCCACGAGGAACTCATCAAGAACGCAGAGGCCTTCTTCCAAAAGATCAAGATTCCGTATCGTGTTGTGAATATTTGCACAGGGGATATTGGTACAGTTGCTGCAAAGAAGTATGATCTGGAGGTATGGATGCCCGGTCAGCAAAAATACAGAGAGGCAGTATCTTGTAGCAATTGTACATCATATCAGGCAACACGGCTCGGGATAAAGTACCGTGTCAAGAAGGGCGGAACCGAAAAAGCATGGATTCATACCCTCAATAGTACCATGATGGCCAATCCACGTGCAATTGTGGCAATACTGGAGAATTATCAACGCGAAGACGGAAGTGTTGCCATTCCAAGGGCACTACATAAGTATCTGCCCTCAGAAATGCGAGAGATTATGCCAAGAACCAAGAAAGCGTCGTAA